The sequence below is a genomic window from Rhizobium gallicum bv. gallicum R602sp.
AACTTCCGCGCAACGCAAGCAAACCCGGTCGAAGGCGTCGCACTGCTGGTGGAATCCGAAGGCGGCGGTCAGCGCGCGCTCATGGTCGATGCGATCCAGGGCCAGCGTCAGGTGGTCATCAAGAGCCTCGAGGCGAACTATACGCATGTGCCGGGCATTGCTGCGGCAACGATCCTCGGCGACGGACGCGTGGCGCTCATCCTCGATGTCGATGCCGTCGTCGGCGCTTCGCGCGGCCAGGCACTGAAACCTGAAATGTCGTTGGCAGCAGCTGGATAGCGTCATGTCGTATACCGTGAAAAATCTGAGCCAGGGGGATCGCGAGCTCATCGCGTTCCGCATCGGCGACCAGGAATTTTGCGTAAACATCATGTCGGTTCGCGAAATCCGCGGCTGGACGCCGGCAACGGCCATGCCGCATTCGCCGGCTCACATGAAGGGCGTTATCAACCTGCGCGGCGCGATACTGCCGATCATCGATCTTTCGGCGCGGCTCGGCATGAAACCCGCCGAGCCGTCGGTACGCCACGTCATCATTGTCGCGCAGGTCCGGCGCAAGGTCGTCGGCCTGCTCGTCGACGCGGTCTCGGACATCCTCACCGTGACCGACGACAATATTCAACCGACGCCGGAAGTCTCTTCCGACATAGAGCGCCAGTTTGCCCGGGGCATTCTTGCGATCGAAAAGCGGATGATCTGCCTGGTCGAATTGGAAGCCCTGTTCCCCGATACCGAAAGCGAAGCTGCATGAATGCGTTGAGTGCAAGAGATCTCAGGCAGGGGAACCCGGACGAGGTCCTGGCGAGCGGCGAATATCCGCTGACGCGCCGTGACCTCATGGAAATCGCCGCGATGATCTACTCGGATGCAGGGATTTTCCTGAACGAGACCAAGGCTTCGCTGGTCTATTCACGTCTTTCCAAGCATATCCGCAATCTCGGCCTGTCAGGTTTCCGCGAATACTGCTCGCTGGTTTCTTCGCCTGCGGGCGCCGCGCCGCGCCGCGAAATGCTTTCGCACCTGACCACCAACTTCACGCGATTCTTCCGCGAGAACCATCACTTCGAGCACCTGCGCGACCACGTGTTGCCGGAGCTTCTCAGTCGTGCCAAGACGGGCGGGCGTGTCCGTATCTGGTCGGCTGCATCGTCCGATGGGCAGGAGCCTTATTCGATTGC
It includes:
- a CDS encoding chemotaxis protein CheW, giving the protein MSYTVKNLSQGDRELIAFRIGDQEFCVNIMSVREIRGWTPATAMPHSPAHMKGVINLRGAILPIIDLSARLGMKPAEPSVRHVIIVAQVRRKVVGLLVDAVSDILTVTDDNIQPTPEVSSDIERQFARGILAIEKRMICLVELEALFPDTESEAA